The Alphaproteobacteria bacterium US3C007 genomic interval GCAATAAAACCACAACCGCTCCGGCAAGCAACAAACTATGCTTGAAAAACTCTCCCAGCCAATTTGTATGAATAGACATTAGTAATGCACCTTCCGATTGACGAAATACACCTGCACCAATGTCAGGATCAAAACGAAGATAAGAAACACAATCGTGATCGCAGAGCCCATTCCCAGCAGGTTCTGTCGTACGCCTTTTTCAAACATGGCATAGACCATCACATAGGTTGACTTTGAGGGGCCACCTTCCGTTAAGGCCTCCACCGTATCGAAGACTTGAAAGGATCTGATCGACGAAATGGTTATCACGAACACATGCGTTGGTCCCAGCATCGGCCAGGTAACAAGTTTGAACCGCTCCCAAGCGCTGTCAGCCCCATCCATTTGCGCTGCCTGATATAGCTCTCTTGGCACCGACGTGAGCCCTGCAAGATAGAGCACCATATTGAAACCAAAGGCCTGCCATATGCCAATAAAGGCGATCGTGCCCAGCGCATATTGCCGATCACCGAGCCATAGTGGAAATTTCTTTTCGCAGGCCGAGCCATACCAACTGTCCAGCGGATCATAGCCCAACCAAGAGCCCGAGAGCAGCGCATAGATCGCGGATTTATCGCAACCAGAGCGCAAGATATCATTTACCACGCCAACGATTGGGTTGAGCGCAAATTCCCACACGATCGCCATCGCAAGCAATGTGGCCATAACGGGAAGGAAAAAGATCGCCTTGTAAAGCTCCCCCCCGATGCGCAAACTTGAAATGAGAAGCGCAGATCCCAGCCCCAATGCCACAGAGATCGGCACCACGAGCAAAACATAGGTCAGCGAGGCTGTGAACATTTTGCTATAGCTGCGGCGGCTAAACAGTTTTTCGTAATTTTCCCAACCGATCCAATTAAAACCGCTATTGCCTAGGCTATAATCTGTCATCGACAATGCGGCGGCTACAAAGACGGGCGCGATCAGAAGCAAAAGCATCAAAAAAATTGCCGGACCAACGAACCAATAATGTGCTTTCGAGCGCCCCATCAGGCTAGCTTCCCAGAGCTGGCCACATGGTTAAAATCCAACCGCCGCCCATCAGCACCAAAGACCAAAGGTTTGCCCGGCACGGGGGCGCAGTGAAGCGTATCGCCGGGCTTTTGAGGCGTTGCCGCCAAAGGTTGGGCCCGTATAATGATGGCGCTTTCGCTGCCCTCTTGCGTAACGTGAAAGAACACATCCGAGCCAAGATTTTCCTTATAGGTCAATTTGCCGGACAAGCTTTGCGCGGCCCCCGCGTCGGTCAACGTTAAATGTTCGGGCCGTAATCCCACAGAAACGGGCCCCGGAGCGGGGTCGGCAAGCACCCCGCCCAAGCTCAAACCAGCGCAGGTGATATGTCCAAATTCATCGCAATGACCTGGAAGAATATTCATTTTTGGGCTGCCAATAAATTCCGCCACCCGAATATCCTGAGGGTTTTGATACACCTCTTCAGGGGATCCCAATTGCAGCAAATCTCCATCCATCATCACCGCAATGCGATCCGACATGGTTAAGGCTTCCGCTTGGTCATGCGTTACATAGATAAACGTGGTTTTGAGCTTCTTATGCAACGCCGATAATTCAGCGCGCATATGCACCCGCAAACTCGCATCCAGATTTGACAAGGGCTCATCCATCAAGAAGGCCGCCGGGTTGCGCACCATCGCACGACCAAGGGCAACGCGCTGCCTTTGCCCCCCCGAAAGCTGGCCTGGTTTGCGCGCCAAAAGCGGCTCAATCTTCAGCGTTTCTGAAACGATTTGAACTTCTTTTTCAATTTGCACCATTTTGGATCGGCGGCTGGGCAGCAAATGCCCCAATAGGGGAAACCGCTCCCAAAAGCTCAGATCTCTCAGCCGCAAGGGCGTCATAAGATTTTGACGAACTGTGAGATGCGGGTAAAGCGCATAAGATTGGAACACCATTGCCAAATCGCGCAGGCTGGGCCGTGTTTCATTCACGCTAACGCCATCGATAGAGACATCACCGCTGGATTGCGTTTCAAGGCCCGCAATTATTCTCAGCGTTGTCGACTTACCGCAACCGGAAGGGCCCACTAAGGTGAGAAACTCCCCATCATGTATGTCTAAATCCACACCATTTATTACAGACTGACCACCATAGGATTTGGTCACGCCACTTAGCGCTATTCCGGCCACTTGTTCCCCCCTTTACTTAGCTTATGCGCCGTTTACGGCTTCTGTATTCAAGCTAGGCAGCAATCATATTACAATCGCGAATTATTTTTTTCAGTGCCATGCATCCACAACAAGACCAACGTTGCAATTGATTCTATTATTTGTAAAATAATATATAAATTAATTTAATATAAGGATTTATTATATTGTTACCCTATAGACAACTGAGTTACGCAGTGGCCGTTGCCGATCATGGTGGGGTGCAAGCGGCTTCGGAAAAAATAGCAATTTCACAACCCGCATTGAGCAATGCGGTTCAAAAGGTAGAACAAGAATACGGATTGAAAATATTCATCCGAGACCGACCGAATAAACTGGCGCTGACCTCGGTGGGGCGGCGGTTTATCGCGCAAGCCAAACGGCTTATCGAAAATGCCGAAGAATTTGAAGATTTGGCTAAAAACCTGAGCAAAAACTCCAGCGGCACGATTCAACTTGGATGCTTCACCCCCACCGCAGCCTTTATCATTCCAATCATTTTGCAGGCTTTGGAAACCCGCGGGCTTGATATTTCTTTACAAATTCATGAAGCGGATTTGGATGAATTAAACACGTTATTGGTACAAGGCACGATTGACGTTGCTTTGACGTATAATATGTTTCCCAATCCCTCGATTGAGTTTGAAACCCTAATCGAAGAAAAACCTTATGTTATGATCGCGCGCAATGATCCCTTAGCATCAAAAAAATCAATTGCGCTTAAAGAGCTGGTTGAAAAAGATATGGTGTCTTTAAACTTACCCCTGACACAGCAATATTTCTTATCGTGTTTTTCGCAGCATAATCTACGCCCCAAAGTCAGACATCAAACCAAATCCTACGAATTGGTGCGCAGTTTGGTGGGTGCCGGTGAAGGCTATGCGATTATGATCATGCGGCCTGTCACAAATAGGGCCTATAATGGCACAGGGCTGGCCTATATTCCCTTGGCGGATGACGTGCCGCCTGCGCAATACGGGCTCGCCATCACTAACCGGGCGATTCCCACAAAGCTAATCGAAAGGTTTTCGGAAATATGCCGGGACACGTTATTACATGAAAAAGCCGCCGATCATTATTTCGTACGGCGTTAAATAAGCCCAAGACCGTGAGAGATATTTAGAAGATATTTTCCCGTAAATATTTCAACCCACCACGCGGGGTTCTAAAATCACGCGGCGAAACGCCAAAAAGTTTTTTAAAGCTTTTTGAGAAATTATTCTGGCTTTCAAAGCCACAGGCCAGTGAGACCTCGGCCAAAGAAAGTTCAGATTGCTCTAACAATTGCCGCGCCCGCTCCAGCCGCAATTCTTTAAAATATCGACCGGGAGAATCAAACCCATACCGCGCAAAAATCCGTTCGAGCTGTCGCGTCGAAATGTTTAGCTCATCTGCTATTTCATCCATGCCAATCGGGCGTTCTATATTCTCAACCATCATCGCAATCGCTTTTTGAATACGCCCATTCGCGCAGAGCATCGCGCTGCCATTCAACAATTGCAGCGCATTGCCGCTGCGCCGACTTTGCAGCAGAAAATGGCTTCCGATTTTTTGCGCGATGCTTGACCCACAATGGTTTTCTATAAACGCAATGGCGAAATCAAGCGCAGCCAATTCTCCTGCGCAGCTTGTGCCGCGTTCGCAGGTTTCGAACAAAACATTCAAAAAATCGATGGCCGGGAAATTTTCGCGAAGCAGCCCAATGGTTTCCCAATGTGCGACGCATTTATCAGCTCTAATCAAACCCGTAGTAACAGCAAAGGCATTGGCAGCGCCCAAAGCCACAAACGGCACAGAGGTGGCCGCCAGTTTTCTGAGAAAGGTTTGCAGCGCTTTTTGAGAGGTTTTATCAACCTCTTGGCCGCAGGCAAGCATAACAAAATCGGGCCGGTTTTTCACATCACCATGGGCCAAAACGCAGTTTGAAGGTTTTTCACAGGCCAAACGGATGCCCGCCGTGGTCAGCGGATCCTGCTCCAATAAAGAGACCCTTTCGAGATCAAACCTATCGCGTCCAAGAATTTTATTGGCATGCATAAAAGGGTCCATGATTGACGCGACGGTGGTTAAAGAAACACCATCAACGACCAGAATCATAATCTTACATTTTTGATAAACCCGTTCTGCAACCGGCCGCATCTGCTGTGACGCATCAGCAGGGCGGCCAACTTTTTGAGTGGGGTTTTGATCAAAATTTGGAATATACATTGGGATAAACTCCGCTTAAATCATCGCTCGGGCCAGTTTAGGGCATTCGAAAACCTGCCCGATTATCAACCGCACCAGATCAAATTCGGTTTCTCCATTTAAATCCTCAAAGTACAAATGGCTGGGCCAAGGCTGGTCCACGAAGTTATTTTCGGGCAGATCAATGGCCTCGCATACCGCCTTGATGGCCGCGACATACTCACCCGCTGCGGTTTCAAGATTTATTTTTGCGAGTTCAAGATCATCGATGCTGTTCCTGTCAACTTCACAAGACCCGATCCCAGTTGTCAGCGGAATGTTGCGCGCCAGCGCTTGATCCCGGTAAAAGGAAA includes:
- a CDS encoding helix-turn-helix domain-containing protein — its product is MYIPNFDQNPTQKVGRPADASQQMRPVAERVYQKCKIMILVVDGVSLTTVASIMDPFMHANKILGRDRFDLERVSLLEQDPLTTAGIRLACEKPSNCVLAHGDVKNRPDFVMLACGQEVDKTSQKALQTFLRKLAATSVPFVALGAANAFAVTTGLIRADKCVAHWETIGLLRENFPAIDFLNVLFETCERGTSCAGELAALDFAIAFIENHCGSSIAQKIGSHFLLQSRRSGNALQLLNGSAMLCANGRIQKAIAMMVENIERPIGMDEIADELNISTRQLERIFARYGFDSPGRYFKELRLERARQLLEQSELSLAEVSLACGFESQNNFSKSFKKLFGVSPRDFRTPRGGLKYLRENIF
- a CDS encoding LysR family transcriptional regulator: MLPYRQLSYAVAVADHGGVQAASEKIAISQPALSNAVQKVEQEYGLKIFIRDRPNKLALTSVGRRFIAQAKRLIENAEEFEDLAKNLSKNSSGTIQLGCFTPTAAFIIPIILQALETRGLDISLQIHEADLDELNTLLVQGTIDVALTYNMFPNPSIEFETLIEEKPYVMIARNDPLASKKSIALKELVEKDMVSLNLPLTQQYFLSCFSQHNLRPKVRHQTKSYELVRSLVGAGEGYAIMIMRPVTNRAYNGTGLAYIPLADDVPPAQYGLAITNRAIPTKLIERFSEICRDTLLHEKAADHYFVRR
- a CDS encoding ABC transporter ATP-binding protein, whose amino-acid sequence is MAGIALSGVTKSYGGQSVINGVDLDIHDGEFLTLVGPSGCGKSTTLRIIAGLETQSSGDVSIDGVSVNETRPSLRDLAMVFQSYALYPHLTVRQNLMTPLRLRDLSFWERFPLLGHLLPSRRSKMVQIEKEVQIVSETLKIEPLLARKPGQLSGGQRQRVALGRAMVRNPAAFLMDEPLSNLDASLRVHMRAELSALHKKLKTTFIYVTHDQAEALTMSDRIAVMMDGDLLQLGSPEEVYQNPQDIRVAEFIGSPKMNILPGHCDEFGHITCAGLSLGGVLADPAPGPVSVGLRPEHLTLTDAGAAQSLSGKLTYKENLGSDVFFHVTQEGSESAIIIRAQPLAATPQKPGDTLHCAPVPGKPLVFGADGRRLDFNHVASSGKLA
- a CDS encoding sugar ABC transporter permease, whose translation is MGRSKAHYWFVGPAIFLMLLLLIAPVFVAAALSMTDYSLGNSGFNWIGWENYEKLFSRRSYSKMFTASLTYVLLVVPISVALGLGSALLISSLRIGGELYKAIFFLPVMATLLAMAIVWEFALNPIVGVVNDILRSGCDKSAIYALLSGSWLGYDPLDSWYGSACEKKFPLWLGDRQYALGTIAFIGIWQAFGFNMVLYLAGLTSVPRELYQAAQMDGADSAWERFKLVTWPMLGPTHVFVITISSIRSFQVFDTVEALTEGGPSKSTYVMVYAMFEKGVRQNLLGMGSAITIVFLIFVLILTLVQVYFVNRKVHY